The sequence below is a genomic window from Luteitalea sp..
TTGATGCCGATCATGGTTGAATTCAGCCGCGGACCGCTCGAGAGCGTGCTGAAGTGATGAGAGGGATCGTAGTGGCGGACGAACGCCACGAAGCTCTCCAGCTCGTTCAATCCACGGATGTCGCGCACGGCGCCATCGTAGACGATGCCGTTGTGGCTTCGGGCGTAGATGGCGTTCGCCACGTTATCGCCAACTGACGGCCCGTCCTCCTTCAGCCCGAAGTGGTCGCACACGTAGACATCGCCTGTCTGAAGCATGTCGACGGGCCACGCATTCTGGCCTCCGACGCGTCCATCCTTCTTGCCCTGCTCCTCAATCGCCTTGTGGATGTCGGGACGGCCGGGCAACCACTGAGCCGTCAGCGCGCGGCCGACCAGCACGTTCTCAGGATGAATCGAAAGCCACTCGTCCTCGTACTGATGGTTGAAACCGGCGGCGCGCAACTGGGCCCAGGCCTCTTCGAGCGTCACGGATTTCATGCGCTCCAGGATCTCGTCGGGAACCTTCGGCCGGCCGTCGGGAAAACGTTCGCCTTTCCAATCGGGCGTGTATTTGATCAGCAGCTCGCGGGTGAGGACTCCCGGCTGCGCGAAGGCATGTACCGCGGCCAGGGCCACCAGAGCGGCGGCACACGTCAATCGTGCCAGAACCCTTGAGAACCCGAAACTTGACACAAACGAGTCAAGTTTCCGGGTTCTCGAGTGAGCGTCGGGGGGCGCGGCCATTAGGTCGCGGCCTGCTAGAACGCGGCAAGAATCGAAGCGCATGGTTGCCTCATCACCGCTCACGAGGCGGGCTCCGCAGCCACGAACCACGGC
It includes:
- a CDS encoding RraA family protein; translation: MAAPPDAHSRTRKLDSFVSSFGFSRVLARLTCAAALVALAAVHAFAQPGVLTRELLIKYTPDWKGERFPDGRPKVPDEILERMKSVTLEEAWAQLRAAGFNHQYEDEWLSIHPENVLVGRALTAQWLPGRPDIHKAIEEQGKKDGRVGGQNAWPVDMLQTGDVYVCDHFGLKEDGPSVGDNVANAIYARSHNGIVYDGAVRDIRGLNELESFVAFVRHYDPSHHFSTLSSGPRLNSTMIGINAPIRIGKATVMPGDVVLGRDGGVMFIPPQLAEQVVQHFELTRLRDLFGHQRLREGKYTAGQIDAAWSAAIEEDFTGWLRDNIDKLPVAREQVQEILERRQR